A genomic segment from Deltaproteobacteria bacterium encodes:
- a CDS encoding acyl-CoA thioesterase, protein MELTPLPPAASRCVMTQLAMPGHTNGASGVLFGGILMQWIDVCAGVAAMRHAGGPAVTASIDRLDFLSPVRVGDVVVLQAQVNYAARTSMEVGCRVETEDPRTRARRYTTKAYLTFVAIDADGRPRPVPPVAPMTDEDRRRHREAAARRRERLRAAGRGGDD, encoded by the coding sequence ATGGAACTCACTCCGTTGCCGCCGGCCGCCAGCCGCTGCGTCATGACGCAGCTGGCGATGCCCGGCCACACCAACGGCGCGTCGGGCGTGTTGTTCGGCGGGATCCTCATGCAGTGGATCGACGTGTGCGCGGGCGTCGCGGCGATGCGCCACGCGGGGGGACCCGCGGTGACCGCGTCGATCGATCGGCTCGATTTCTTGTCGCCGGTGCGGGTCGGCGACGTCGTCGTGTTGCAGGCGCAGGTCAACTACGCCGCGCGCACGTCCATGGAGGTCGGCTGTCGCGTCGAGACCGAGGATCCGAGAACGCGCGCCCGGCGCTACACGACCAAGGCCTACCTCACGTTCGTCGCGATCGATGCCGACGGCAGACCGCGCCCCGTGCCTCCGGTCGCACCGATGACCGACGAGGACCGGCGGCGCCACCGCGAGGCGGCCGCGCGCCGGCGCGAGCGGCTGCGGGCCGCCGGCCGGGGAGGGGACGACTAG